One Pseudomonas sp. HOU2 genomic window carries:
- a CDS encoding antimicrobial resistance protein Mig-14, translating to MLNRFQGWRERGWSPVDASTYATAWQRFGGSVATHPMVVERLADLAGIPVRYLAWEQDGEVKAAIPTWGRDLALSKDVLKRNGKKGLFDLGNAELILPAAADAQAPLRHRARYLSALNENRFSGLKLQTEQLAMARTPEELSKKFRYNQRRELRLLEEAGGVVRAVGEFSSAELAAIYCDLFQRRWGFPATGAARMAEVIELLRELLIGSVIFLNDAPIAIQLVYRVEAPEWISVEYINGGVDPETREFSPGSVLSFLNTQSAWEHARALNKPLRFSFGRADREYKDRWCNPVPVFTV from the coding sequence ATGCTCAACCGATTTCAAGGCTGGCGCGAACGTGGCTGGTCGCCCGTTGACGCCTCCACCTATGCCACCGCCTGGCAGCGTTTTGGCGGCAGCGTCGCGACGCATCCGATGGTGGTCGAACGTCTGGCGGATCTGGCCGGCATCCCGGTGCGTTATCTGGCATGGGAACAGGACGGCGAAGTCAAAGCGGCGATCCCGACCTGGGGCCGCGATCTGGCATTGTCCAAAGACGTGCTCAAGCGCAATGGCAAGAAAGGCCTGTTCGACCTCGGCAATGCCGAGCTGATCCTGCCGGCCGCCGCCGATGCCCAGGCCCCGCTGCGTCATCGCGCACGCTATCTGTCGGCGCTCAACGAAAACCGCTTCAGCGGCCTCAAGTTGCAGACCGAACAACTGGCCATGGCCCGCACCCCCGAAGAGCTGTCGAAGAAGTTTCGCTATAACCAGCGCCGCGAATTGCGCCTGCTGGAAGAGGCGGGTGGCGTGGTGCGTGCAGTCGGCGAGTTCTCCAGCGCCGAACTGGCGGCGATCTACTGTGATCTGTTCCAGCGCCGCTGGGGCTTCCCGGCCACCGGCGCGGCGCGCATGGCCGAAGTCATCGAGCTGCTGCGCGAACTGCTGATCGGCTCGGTGATCTTCCTCAACGACGCGCCGATCGCCATCCAGTTGGTGTACCGCGTCGAAGCGCCGGAGTGGATCAGCGTCGAGTACATCAACGGCGGCGTCGATCCCGAAACCCGCGAATTCAGCCCCGGTAGCGTGTTGAGCTTTCTCAATACGCAAAGCGCCTGGGAGCATGCGCGGGCGCTGAACAAGCCGCTGCGGTTTTCCTTCGGTCGCGCCGACCGTGAATACAAGGATCGCTGGTGCAATCCTGTGCCGGTGTTCACCGTATGA
- a CDS encoding PIG-L family deacetylase — translation MSRKQQLLKRHRRNKRITLLIALIVLIALGVLVAWWLPLVLALVGWVAHEAWFADHLFYSPKDDYQYSFPPFTPQPKVHLSGEQLRLDDGVMLVDEATLILAVKVKSTWLGRFFDPRVELLGGAHPDAQTFERGVSGLRYLNLSGQAQALSQGQLRLRGRFCRVSGEPLLWALEQPDYRRQRVLVIAPHADDAELAAYGLYSQADDAWIVTLTAGEIEAEHYQQMGMNKVEAARLKGRLRAWDSLAVPRWAGVPQEHCVQLGYFCLQLAAMQAAPNQAVGSREADLNDTRLFRQLNPFTLPGDADGAPTWNNLLADLREVLLRARPDVIVLPHPTLDPHPDHICAQQAVLQALQGLDWQPTLLGYANHLHDNDRWPMGNTGQGIALPPAFDAAVPMQPLCLPLSIELQRDKAMALGMMHDLQPPAPFKRRLRRVIQRVLAGRAASVYGENEFFRKAVRRQELFWLLKHGETGVQRGES, via the coding sequence ATGAGCCGCAAACAGCAACTGCTCAAGCGTCATCGTCGCAATAAACGCATCACCTTGCTGATCGCCCTGATCGTGTTGATCGCGCTTGGGGTGCTGGTGGCGTGGTGGTTACCGCTGGTGCTCGCGCTGGTCGGCTGGGTCGCCCACGAGGCGTGGTTTGCCGATCATTTGTTCTATTCGCCGAAAGACGATTACCAGTACAGTTTTCCACCGTTTACACCGCAGCCGAAGGTGCATTTGAGCGGCGAGCAATTGCGTCTGGATGACGGCGTGATGCTGGTCGACGAAGCGACGTTGATCCTCGCGGTAAAAGTCAAAAGCACTTGGCTGGGACGCTTTTTCGATCCGCGCGTCGAACTGCTCGGCGGGGCGCATCCGGATGCGCAAACCTTCGAGCGCGGGGTCAGTGGCCTGCGTTACCTGAACCTCAGCGGTCAGGCGCAAGCTCTGTCGCAAGGCCAGTTGCGCTTGCGCGGACGCTTCTGCCGAGTCTCCGGCGAGCCGCTGCTGTGGGCACTCGAGCAACCGGACTACCGCCGTCAGCGGGTGCTGGTGATTGCACCGCACGCCGACGATGCCGAACTGGCGGCGTATGGCTTGTACAGTCAGGCCGATGACGCCTGGATCGTCACCCTGACTGCGGGTGAGATTGAAGCCGAACACTATCAGCAGATGGGCATGAACAAGGTCGAGGCGGCGCGGCTCAAAGGCCGTCTGCGTGCCTGGGACAGCCTCGCCGTGCCGCGTTGGGCCGGTGTGCCGCAGGAACACTGCGTGCAACTCGGTTACTTCTGCCTGCAACTGGCGGCGATGCAGGCCGCGCCGAATCAGGCGGTGGGCTCGCGCGAAGCCGACCTGAACGACACGCGCCTGTTTCGTCAGTTGAATCCGTTCACTCTGCCGGGCGATGCCGATGGTGCGCCGACCTGGAACAACCTGCTGGCCGACCTGCGTGAGGTGCTGTTGCGCGCCCGTCCTGACGTGATCGTGCTGCCGCATCCGACCCTCGATCCGCACCCTGACCATATCTGCGCCCAGCAAGCGGTTTTGCAGGCGCTCCAGGGTCTCGACTGGCAGCCGACGCTGCTCGGTTATGCCAACCATTTGCATGACAACGACCGCTGGCCGATGGGTAACACCGGGCAGGGCATTGCCTTGCCACCGGCCTTCGATGCGGCGGTGCCGATGCAGCCGTTGTGCCTGCCGCTGTCCATCGAGTTGCAACGGGACAAGGCCATGGCGCTGGGCATGATGCATGACCTGCAGCCGCCGGCTCCGTTCAAGCGTCGACTGCGTCGGGTTATTCAGCGTGTGCTCGCCGGGCGGGCCGCGTCGGTGTACGGCGAAAACGAATTTTTTCGAAAAGCGGTCAGGCGCCAGGAGTTGTTCTGGCTACTGAAGCACGGTGAGACAGGCGTCCAGCGGGGAGAGTCATGA
- a CDS encoding glycosyltransferase family 4 protein encodes MSQRSKVLQLQPDYNVKAHDFADLAEQIVKALPSDRYEITAAFLRGKPGPGEPVSRADHSVYFEFSDKSLKGMRLRAMWQLYKFCRREKFDVVICNRFKPVNMMLALNRWLKVPLCIGISHGFGEYDRFYRRRQTQRLIDRHWRFVGVSPAVKQYLLDCNCGFTDQNTYAITNAIDIEQAEGLQHSREKARELLGIDPHVRLIGALGRLVSVKGHTYLLQAFAQLKDKYPNTQLAIIGAGRLQAPLAAEIEQLGLSGRAHLLGFKENALQYVRAFDIWTMPSLAEGLGLALLEGMSGHLPVIASNVPAMLPLIEGAGGLAITPKDVPSLVAALDNYLALSDDELKAKGEQAYRYLQEQHDIEVFRQEYLDLIDSGLEQARKEQP; translated from the coding sequence ATGAGTCAACGGTCCAAGGTGTTGCAGCTGCAACCCGACTACAACGTCAAAGCCCATGACTTTGCCGACCTCGCCGAGCAGATCGTCAAGGCGCTGCCGAGCGATCGCTATGAGATCACCGCGGCTTTCCTGCGCGGCAAACCGGGGCCGGGCGAGCCGGTAAGCCGGGCCGACCATTCGGTGTACTTCGAGTTTTCCGACAAGTCGCTCAAGGGTATGCGCCTGCGGGCGATGTGGCAGCTGTACAAGTTCTGCCGCCGGGAAAAGTTCGACGTGGTGATCTGCAACCGCTTCAAACCGGTGAACATGATGCTGGCGCTCAACCGCTGGTTGAAGGTGCCGCTGTGCATTGGCATCTCCCACGGTTTCGGTGAGTACGATCGCTTCTACCGCCGTCGTCAGACCCAGCGTCTGATCGATCGGCACTGGCGCTTCGTCGGTGTGTCGCCAGCGGTCAAACAATACTTGCTCGATTGCAATTGCGGCTTCACCGACCAGAACACCTATGCCATTACCAATGCCATCGATATCGAGCAGGCGGAAGGCTTGCAGCACAGTCGTGAGAAAGCGCGTGAGCTGCTGGGCATCGATCCGCATGTGCGCTTGATTGGTGCGCTGGGGCGATTGGTGTCGGTCAAGGGCCACACCTACCTGTTGCAGGCTTTCGCCCAACTCAAGGACAAGTACCCGAATACGCAGTTGGCGATCATTGGCGCCGGGCGTTTACAGGCGCCGCTGGCAGCCGAGATCGAGCAACTGGGTTTGAGCGGCCGTGCGCACCTGCTGGGTTTCAAGGAAAACGCGCTGCAGTACGTGCGTGCGTTCGACATCTGGACCATGCCATCGCTGGCCGAAGGCCTGGGCCTGGCCTTGCTCGAAGGCATGAGCGGACACCTGCCGGTGATCGCTTCGAACGTGCCGGCGATGTTGCCGCTGATCGAAGGTGCCGGTGGTTTGGCGATCACGCCCAAGGACGTGCCGAGTCTGGTCGCCGCGCTGGATAACTATCTCGCGCTGTCGGACGACGAACTCAAGGCCAAGGGCGAGCAGGCGTATCGCTATCTGCAGGAACAGCACGACATCGAGGTGTTCCGTCAGGAATACCTGGACCTGATCGACTCTGGCCTGGAGCAGGCCCGCAAGGAGCAGCCGTGA
- a CDS encoding glycosyltransferase, whose protein sequence is MSEANALVTVIIASYNHGPYIEESILSVLNQSYKNIELLVVDDGSKDDSVERINALQAQYGFDFRVQQNQGLTNTLNGAIARSKGSLIVPFGSDDIMYPERIATQVAYMDGKPEVGICAGNIELMHADGSLYPEKRQRRDVPFRRLDFDDMFLERKPYPPAPTLMIRREALEKVGGFDPTIRLEDLYIELKVTRAGYFIDGLNMVMARYRKHATNSYKNHRFMIENILRTYALFSDHPLYDEVRFKALNSMFLKTANRNRKLARELLAQIPFKAWNKKTWRGLGRLLFSPLEKD, encoded by the coding sequence GTGAGCGAAGCCAACGCCCTCGTCACCGTCATCATCGCCTCGTACAACCACGGCCCGTACATTGAGGAAAGCATCCTCAGCGTCCTCAACCAGAGCTACAAGAACATCGAGTTGCTGGTGGTCGATGACGGTTCGAAGGACGACAGCGTCGAGCGCATCAACGCGCTGCAGGCGCAGTACGGCTTCGATTTCCGTGTGCAGCAGAATCAGGGCCTGACCAATACCCTCAACGGCGCTATCGCCCGTTCGAAGGGCAGCCTGATTGTGCCGTTCGGCTCCGACGACATCATGTATCCCGAACGTATTGCCACCCAGGTGGCGTATATGGACGGCAAGCCTGAAGTCGGGATCTGTGCCGGCAATATCGAGCTGATGCACGCCGACGGCAGTCTTTACCCGGAGAAACGTCAGCGCCGCGACGTGCCGTTCCGTCGTCTGGATTTCGACGACATGTTCCTCGAGCGCAAGCCGTATCCGCCGGCGCCGACGCTGATGATTCGTCGCGAGGCGCTGGAGAAGGTGGGAGGGTTCGATCCGACGATTCGTCTTGAAGACCTGTACATCGAGCTCAAGGTGACCCGTGCTGGCTACTTCATCGACGGTTTGAACATGGTGATGGCGCGCTACCGCAAGCACGCCACCAACTCGTACAAGAATCACCGCTTCATGATCGAGAACATCCTGCGCACCTATGCGCTGTTCAGCGATCATCCGCTGTACGACGAAGTGCGCTTCAAGGCGCTGAACTCAATGTTCCTCAAGACCGCCAACCGCAATCGCAAGCTGGCAAGGGAGCTGCTGGCGCAGATCCCGTTCAAGGCCTGGAACAAGAAGACCTGGCGCGGACTGGGGCGTTTGCTCTTTTCCCCACTGGAAAAGGACTGA
- a CDS encoding acyltransferase → MNETNPLFALAAYLLAIVTSALLLRAVPKIARYLQHSGESRYASIDGLRGYLAFGVFVHHSIITWIFLRTGVIDFPPSNFYSMLGQGSVALFFMITGFLFWSRLLAQGRNHDWLAFGVSRVFRLYPLYLPLMVLVFVSVFHLQDWQLKEPGLELFKQVLAWLTFDRPDINQYRHSGMLISNVTWTLAYEVFFYLALPLAGLVFIYRGSWLQVVLCLIGIYALYQVIGWEHSLKKHFLASFLGGIAAAYWIRRPALVAWSQSRLASIIAVLALVIAFTAFSRAFKTAPLFLLGLFFVIVASGNNLFGALKPRSIRWLGEISYSTYLLHGFVLWLMVQRLPLLLDIDARETAVYLPLVAVCTCLLILISSATFLYIEQPGMAAGKKVVHWLRQRQKGEKRLPEKVAR, encoded by the coding sequence ATGAACGAAACCAATCCTCTATTTGCACTGGCCGCCTATCTGCTGGCCATCGTGACTTCGGCCCTGCTGTTGCGCGCGGTACCGAAAATAGCCCGGTATCTGCAGCATTCCGGTGAAAGCCGCTATGCCAGCATCGACGGCCTGCGCGGCTATCTGGCGTTTGGCGTATTCGTGCACCACTCGATCATCACCTGGATTTTCCTGCGCACCGGTGTGATCGATTTCCCCCCGAGCAATTTCTATTCGATGCTCGGTCAGGGCAGCGTGGCGCTGTTCTTCATGATCACCGGATTTCTGTTCTGGAGCCGCTTGCTCGCGCAAGGCCGCAACCACGACTGGCTGGCGTTCGGCGTATCACGGGTTTTCCGCCTGTATCCGCTGTACCTGCCGTTGATGGTGCTGGTGTTCGTGTCGGTCTTCCACTTGCAGGACTGGCAACTGAAAGAACCCGGTCTGGAACTGTTCAAGCAGGTTCTCGCCTGGCTGACGTTCGACCGGCCGGACATCAACCAGTACCGTCACTCCGGCATGCTGATATCCAACGTCACGTGGACGCTGGCCTATGAGGTGTTTTTCTATCTGGCGCTGCCACTCGCCGGACTGGTGTTCATCTACCGCGGCAGCTGGTTGCAGGTGGTGCTGTGCCTGATCGGCATCTACGCGCTGTACCAGGTCATCGGCTGGGAGCATTCACTGAAAAAACACTTTCTGGCGAGTTTCCTCGGTGGCATCGCTGCCGCCTACTGGATTCGCCGACCGGCGCTCGTGGCGTGGAGCCAGTCGCGTCTGGCGAGCATCATCGCCGTGCTCGCGCTAGTGATTGCATTCACCGCGTTCAGTCGGGCATTCAAGACTGCACCGCTGTTTCTGCTGGGACTGTTTTTCGTGATCGTGGCGTCCGGCAATAATCTGTTCGGCGCGCTGAAACCACGCAGTATTCGCTGGCTCGGCGAGATCAGCTACAGCACCTACCTACTGCACGGTTTCGTGCTGTGGCTGATGGTGCAACGGCTGCCGCTGCTGCTGGATATCGATGCGCGGGAAACGGCGGTGTACCTGCCCTTGGTGGCCGTCTGCACGTGCTTGCTGATTCTGATCAGCAGCGCGACGTTTCTCTATATCGAGCAGCCGGGCATGGCTGCCGGCAAGAAGGTTGTGCATTGGCTGCGCCAGCGTCAGAAGGGCGAAAAGCGCCTGCCGGAGAAGGTCGCTCGCTGA
- a CDS encoding bifunctional O-antigen ligase/aminoglycoside phosphotransferase family protein, with amino-acid sequence MQLRGFSSTSNRIFDFISLWILPTGYFLLLCALFFLPGRSLHHKLFYGLFSIPTLIALCLRPRELKELLREPIFIAALLFAAWALLSLAWGPGGEPLGGMFKPPLHTLLLFAGCYLLVRYRSDILQPLLFGAALVALIATGVFLFMFARVYEPGMRLIGGGAFDNPLLSSHLFGFFSAYWLSVTMTCKRRQMMWLSVPAMAIMFMAVIGTGSRTPLVALTMAAIWLCFICWNRRSVGLLIALSLSGVTVIALFSQMITERGDSYRLEIWQKVLHMIADHPWIGHGYSATLAVDPGNGVSFQEPHSFILGVLYYVGIIGLLPWLFFLLWGLLSSWRQRVQPLLIIASTWLVFGIGAGLTEGGGIISRPKEHWFLLWIPLALIAALSINQRARRLLTQPVQKLATADLEHMSSAAQIIEEDGLGPKVLRLTDGSFLKLFRRRRWYTSGSFNPYSERFAVNSEQLRQMGIPTPQILNLYRLDDGSSAVHYAPLPGHTLRQVLQSITAPAVRQALVERFGKFMAQLHEKGVYFRSLHLGNVLVLEDGEFGLIDLADLRIYPTPLSLSLRQRNLRHMQRYTVDKRWLFEDHLDALLQGYAVTASKSAVENLHRQVLAGNAPARVQ; translated from the coding sequence ATGCAACTTCGCGGCTTCAGCAGTACGTCCAATCGGATTTTCGATTTCATTAGCCTGTGGATTCTTCCCACCGGTTATTTCCTGCTCCTGTGCGCGCTGTTCTTCTTGCCGGGTCGAAGTCTGCATCACAAGTTGTTCTATGGCCTGTTCAGCATTCCGACACTGATCGCCCTGTGCCTGCGCCCACGCGAACTCAAGGAGCTGCTGCGCGAGCCGATTTTCATCGCGGCCCTGCTGTTCGCCGCCTGGGCGTTGCTCAGCCTCGCCTGGGGGCCGGGCGGTGAGCCGCTCGGTGGAATGTTCAAGCCACCACTGCATACCTTGCTGCTGTTTGCCGGCTGCTACCTGCTGGTGCGCTACCGCAGCGACATCCTGCAACCTTTGCTGTTCGGCGCCGCATTGGTCGCTCTGATTGCTACCGGCGTTTTCCTGTTCATGTTCGCCCGGGTTTATGAGCCGGGGATGCGCCTGATCGGCGGCGGCGCCTTCGACAATCCGCTGCTCAGCTCGCACCTGTTCGGGTTCTTCAGTGCCTACTGGCTGAGCGTGACCATGACCTGCAAGCGTCGCCAGATGATGTGGCTCAGCGTGCCGGCGATGGCAATCATGTTCATGGCCGTGATCGGCACCGGTTCCCGGACACCGCTGGTGGCACTGACCATGGCTGCGATATGGCTGTGCTTCATTTGCTGGAACCGGCGCTCGGTGGGGTTACTGATCGCGCTGTCCCTGAGCGGCGTAACAGTCATTGCCCTGTTTTCGCAGATGATCACCGAACGTGGCGACTCCTATCGCCTGGAAATCTGGCAGAAGGTACTGCACATGATTGCCGATCATCCATGGATCGGTCATGGCTACAGCGCCACCCTTGCCGTGGACCCCGGTAATGGCGTCAGCTTTCAGGAACCGCACAGCTTTATCCTGGGCGTGCTGTATTACGTCGGCATCATCGGCTTGCTGCCCTGGTTGTTCTTCCTGCTGTGGGGCCTGCTGAGCAGTTGGCGTCAGCGTGTGCAGCCACTGCTGATCATTGCCTCGACCTGGCTGGTATTCGGTATCGGGGCCGGGCTGACCGAAGGCGGCGGAATCATCTCGCGGCCCAAGGAGCACTGGTTCCTGTTGTGGATCCCGCTGGCACTGATCGCAGCGTTGAGCATCAATCAACGCGCGCGGCGCCTGTTGACCCAGCCGGTGCAAAAGCTGGCGACCGCTGACCTGGAGCACATGAGCAGCGCGGCCCAGATCATTGAAGAAGACGGCCTCGGCCCGAAAGTCTTGCGCCTGACCGACGGCAGCTTCCTCAAGCTGTTCCGCCGTCGCCGCTGGTACACCTCCGGCAGCTTCAATCCCTACTCCGAACGTTTCGCGGTCAACAGCGAACAGCTGCGCCAGATGGGCATTCCGACCCCGCAAATATTGAATCTTTACCGTCTCGACGATGGCAGCAGCGCCGTGCATTACGCACCGCTACCGGGGCACACGCTGCGTCAGGTGCTGCAAAGCATTACTGCCCCGGCAGTGCGCCAGGCGCTGGTGGAGCGTTTCGGCAAATTCATGGCGCAACTGCACGAGAAAGGCGTTTATTTCCGCTCGCTGCACCTGGGTAACGTACTGGTACTGGAAGACGGCGAGTTCGGTTTGATCGATCTCGCCGACCTGCGTATCTACCCTACCCCGCTCAGTCTTTCCCTGCGCCAACGCAATTTGCGTCATATGCAACGTTACACTGTCGACAAACGCTGGCTGTTCGAGGATCACCTCGATGCGTTGCTTCAGGGATACGCCGTGACGGCGTCCAAATCCGCGGTTGAAAATCTGCACAGGCAAGTGCTGGCCGGCAACGCCCCGGCCCGGGTTCAATGA
- the msbA gene encoding lipid A export permease/ATP-binding protein MsbA, translating to MTDSSPAASPSSLKIYFRLLGYVRPYISLFLISIVGFLIFASTQPMLGYILKYFVDGLSNPEAVLFPSVPYLRDLQLLQAVPLLIILIAAWQGLGSYLGNYFLAKVSLGLVHDLRVQLFNNLLVLPNRYFDKHNSGHLISRITFNVTMVTGAATDAIKVVIREGMTVIFLFASLLFMNWKLTLVMVAILPLIAVMVRTASKKFRKQSKKIQLAMGDVTHVASETIQGYRVVRSFGGEAYEEKRFLDASQGNTDKQLRMTRTGAIYTPMLQLVIYTAMAVLMFLVLYLRGDASAGDMVAYITLAGLLPKPIRQLSEVSSTIQKGVAGAESIFEQLDVEPEVDTGTVERDAVSGRLDVRNLSFTYPGTERQVLDDISFSVQPGQMVALVGRSGSGKSTLANLIPRFYHHDKGEILIDDVEVEQYKLLNLRRHIAQVTQHVTLFSDTVANNIAYGDLAGAPREDIEKAARDAYAMDFISQLPQGLDTQVGENGVLLSGGQRQRLAIARALLKNAPLLILDEATSALDTESERHIQAALDQVMKGRTTLVIAHRLSTIEKADLILVMDQGRIVERGTHDQLLAQNGYYARLNAMGLDAPAENIA from the coding sequence ATGACCGATTCCAGTCCCGCCGCAAGCCCATCGAGCTTGAAAATCTACTTCCGCCTGCTCGGCTATGTCCGGCCGTACATCAGTCTGTTCCTGATCAGCATCGTCGGCTTTCTGATTTTTGCCTCGACTCAGCCAATGCTCGGCTACATCCTCAAGTACTTTGTCGATGGCCTGTCCAACCCTGAAGCGGTGCTGTTTCCCTCCGTGCCGTACCTGCGCGACCTGCAACTGCTGCAGGCCGTACCGTTGCTGATCATTCTGATCGCCGCGTGGCAGGGGCTGGGCTCGTATCTGGGCAACTACTTCCTGGCCAAGGTTTCCCTCGGGCTGGTGCATGACTTGCGCGTGCAGCTGTTCAACAACCTGCTGGTACTGCCTAACCGCTATTTCGACAAGCATAACTCCGGTCATCTGATTTCGCGTATCACCTTCAACGTGACCATGGTCACGGGGGCGGCAACAGATGCGATCAAGGTCGTAATCCGTGAAGGCATGACGGTGATCTTCCTGTTTGCCTCGTTGCTGTTCATGAACTGGAAGCTGACCCTGGTGATGGTGGCGATCCTGCCGCTGATCGCCGTAATGGTGCGCACCGCCAGCAAGAAATTCCGCAAGCAGAGCAAGAAGATCCAGCTGGCGATGGGCGATGTCACGCATGTCGCCTCGGAAACCATCCAGGGTTATCGCGTGGTGCGCAGCTTCGGTGGCGAGGCCTATGAAGAGAAGCGCTTCCTTGATGCCAGCCAGGGCAACACCGACAAGCAACTGCGCATGACCCGTACCGGCGCGATCTACACGCCGATGCTGCAACTGGTGATCTACACCGCCATGGCCGTGCTGATGTTCCTGGTGCTGTACCTGCGCGGTGACGCCTCGGCCGGTGACATGGTCGCCTACATCACCCTGGCGGGCCTGCTGCCCAAGCCGATCCGTCAATTGTCCGAAGTCAGCTCGACCATTCAGAAAGGCGTGGCCGGTGCCGAGAGCATTTTCGAGCAACTGGATGTCGAGCCGGAAGTCGATACCGGCACCGTCGAGCGCGATGCGGTGAGCGGTCGTCTGGATGTGCGCAACCTCAGCTTCACCTACCCGGGCACCGAACGTCAGGTACTTGATGACATCAGCTTCTCGGTCCAGCCGGGGCAGATGGTCGCACTGGTAGGGCGTTCGGGCAGCGGCAAGTCGACGCTGGCCAACCTGATTCCGCGTTTCTATCACCACGACAAGGGCGAAATTCTCATCGACGACGTGGAAGTCGAGCAGTACAAGCTGCTCAACCTGCGTCGTCACATCGCCCAGGTGACCCAACACGTCACGTTGTTCAGCGATACCGTGGCCAACAACATCGCTTATGGCGATCTGGCCGGTGCGCCGCGTGAAGACATTGAAAAAGCCGCGCGTGATGCCTACGCGATGGACTTCATTTCGCAACTGCCGCAAGGCCTGGACACTCAGGTCGGCGAGAACGGCGTATTGCTTTCCGGTGGCCAGCGCCAGCGTCTGGCGATTGCCCGTGCGCTGCTGAAGAATGCGCCGCTGCTGATTCTCGACGAGGCCACCTCGGCACTCGACACCGAATCCGAACGGCACATTCAGGCGGCACTGGATCAGGTGATGAAGGGGCGTACCACGCTGGTGATCGCTCACCGTCTGTCGACCATCGAGAAGGCCGATCTGATTCTGGTCATGGATCAGGGGCGTATCGTCGAGCGCGGCACCCACGACCAGTTGCTGGCGCAAAATGGTTACTACGCGCGCCTCAACGCCATGGGCCTGGATGCCCCGGCCGAAAATATCGCCTGA
- a CDS encoding sulfotransferase family 2 domain-containing protein, with amino-acid sequence MLQRYLWKLLPKPQRAFLLGRLSVVDRQVVNKSMSANLTFPQPFQQRSCLFIHVPKCAGSSVCTALFDGWRPGHLPLYWYEEQFPEQFANAFKFAFVRNPLERAYSAYAFLRGNELSARDHPAQRLVRQYRDFDDFVARWLHPETIARQLHFAAQTDFLTDSLGHLALDFIGYQEHLTRDFRLVCEQLGLTGELPHVNGSRERQSMPAREFCSVRTRRLVRRVYQRDYELLGYE; translated from the coding sequence ATGCTGCAACGCTATCTCTGGAAACTGCTGCCCAAGCCACAGCGGGCCTTTCTGCTCGGGCGCCTGTCAGTAGTCGATCGGCAGGTGGTGAACAAGTCGATGTCAGCCAACCTGACGTTTCCCCAGCCCTTCCAGCAGCGCTCCTGCCTGTTTATCCATGTCCCGAAATGCGCCGGCAGCAGCGTTTGCACGGCACTGTTCGACGGCTGGCGTCCCGGGCACTTGCCGTTGTACTGGTATGAAGAGCAGTTCCCCGAGCAGTTCGCCAACGCTTTCAAGTTCGCTTTTGTCCGCAACCCGCTGGAACGCGCCTATTCGGCCTACGCCTTTTTGCGTGGCAACGAGTTGAGCGCCCGTGACCATCCGGCGCAACGGCTGGTGCGGCAGTACCGCGATTTCGACGATTTTGTCGCGCGCTGGCTGCATCCGGAAACGATTGCCCGGCAATTGCACTTTGCCGCGCAGACCGACTTTCTGACGGACTCGCTGGGGCATCTGGCGCTGGACTTCATCGGTTATCAGGAGCACCTGACGCGGGATTTTCGTCTGGTTTGCGAACAGTTGGGGCTGACTGGCGAGTTACCTCACGTCAACGGCTCGCGGGAACGGCAATCGATGCCGGCGCGCGAGTTCTGTTCGGTGCGCACCCGGCGTCTGGTGCGTCGGGTTTATCAGCGTGATTACGAGTTGCTCGGTTATGAATGA
- the cysC gene encoding adenylyl-sulfate kinase codes for MNESLSLPLQTLAIRPYGLALSHQARAALKAQRPRCLWLTGFSGAGKSTLANALELHLHASGLHTFLLDGDNVRNGLCRDLGMSDICRRENIRRMAEVARLMVDAGLIVIVAAISPFRAERDAARRLFTQGDFIEVHVSTSLEVCARRDPKGLYQAVREGRIKHFTGVDSPYEAPLAAEWRIDTEALQLSECCGQLAALVLKK; via the coding sequence ATGAATGAGTCCCTGTCACTGCCGCTACAGACGCTCGCCATTCGGCCTTACGGTCTGGCGCTTTCGCACCAGGCCCGGGCCGCGCTCAAGGCGCAACGCCCGCGTTGCCTGTGGTTGACCGGGTTTTCCGGCGCCGGCAAGTCAACCCTGGCCAATGCCCTCGAACTGCACCTGCATGCGTCGGGTCTGCACACCTTTCTGCTCGATGGCGACAATGTGCGCAATGGCCTGTGTCGCGACCTGGGCATGAGCGACATCTGCCGCCGGGAAAACATCCGGCGCATGGCCGAGGTCGCACGGTTGATGGTCGACGCCGGGCTGATTGTGATCGTTGCGGCCATTTCGCCGTTCCGCGCCGAACGCGACGCTGCGCGCAGGCTGTTTACCCAGGGTGATTTCATTGAAGTGCACGTCAGTACTTCGCTGGAAGTCTGCGCCCGGCGTGATCCGAAAGGCTTGTATCAGGCCGTAAGGGAAGGTCGGATCAAGCACTTTACCGGCGTGGACAGCCCCTACGAAGCACCATTGGCAGCCGAGTGGCGGATCGACACCGAGGCGCTGCAATTGTCCGAATGCTGTGGACAACTGGCGGCACTGGTGCTCAAAAAATGA